The Anopheles coluzzii chromosome 2, AcolN3, whole genome shotgun sequence genome window below encodes:
- the LOC120947279 gene encoding uncharacterized protein LOC120947279, translating to MSDAAVSVNQIKTEQNADEDIEEKLPAYRVCAESKLIHASVEIVDLTEEDFLNEFKCFLNTLPDRRLDVEARRTGTNAKARTIRYVLAIPALLLAQVRIHQDTFICELFRINFSNTMLYGKLTAETFRNDVTVYQLDDGSAAVDVYYRPSNNKMLDNLNKLLCCEDTLRRKPSPLNEEAIPSSIELRGHLRMLISIAKARCATFLGRLKLRTQCFVVGRPFEASGGRVAVFAQTILPDGELGHSCELFWKCYLLSVYEPMLSMLEEPTSMNETTASCIDKLVEKMKGLYI from the exons ATGAGCGATGCTGCCGTATCggtaaatcaaattaaaaccgAACAAAACGCCGACGAAGACATCGAGGAGAAGCTGCCGGCGTACAGAGTGTGTGCGGAAAGTAAACTTATACACGCATCGGTGGAAATAGTCGATCTCACCGAGGAGGACTTTCTGAACGAATTCAAATGCTTCCTCAACACCCTGCCCGACCGACGCCTTGACGTCGAGGCGAGAAGAACCGGCACCAATGCCAAGGCCCGCACCATCCGATATGTTTTGGCCATACCGGCCCTCCTGCTGGCTCAGGTTCGAATACACCAGGACACGTTCATATGCGAGCTGTTTCGAATCAACTTCTCGAACACGATGCTGTACGGGAAACTAACGGCGGAAACGTTCCGCAATGATGTTACGGTGTATCAGCTTGATGATGGATCGGCAGCAGTGGATGTATATTAtcgaccatcgaacaataaaATGCTAG ATAATTTAAATAAGCTGCTTTGCTGTGAAGATACTCTTCGCCGGAAACCGTCCCCGCTGAACGAGGAAGCGATTCCAAGCTCTATCGAACTGAGGGGCCATCTCAGGATGCTGATTTCGATAGCGAAAGCACGTTGTGCCACCTTTCTCGGCCGTTTGAAGCTGCGCACGCAATGCTTCGTTGTAGGACGGCCTTTCGAAGCTAGCGGTGGCAGGGTAGCCGTGTTTGCCCAAACCATCCTACCCGATGGCGAGCTGGGCCACTCGTGTGAGCTGTTCTGGAAGTGCTACCTACTTTCGGTATACGAGCCCATGCTCAGTATGTTAGAAGAACCGACCAGCATGAACGAAACGACTGCAAGTTGCATCGATAAATTGGTGGAAAAGATGAAGGGATTGTACATATAG